From the genome of Petrotoga sp. 9PW.55.5.1:
TATAGAATAAAAGAAAAGATATCTAAAGAAAAATTGGAGGAGTTATTTTCTCCAAATTACTATATAAGAAATGTTGAAAAAGTTTTTGAGAGGTTTGATTTCTCATAAACGGAGGTGGAAGTTATGAAATTATCTTTAGATGACTTTTCAATCAAAATTCCAGAAATATCAGTTGAAAACACTTCAGAGGTTAATATAGCTTCATATGAAGATTATACCCTGCAAAAAGAGGCGTGTGAGATTTTACAGTTTGCCTTGGAAAGTATTGTAGATTCGAATAATGTTTTTATAGTTGGCCCTTCTCGAAGTGGTCGAAGAAGCATGACAAAAAAGATAGTTGAAAGAATAGCTTTGAATCAAAAAGTTCCACAAGATCTAATTTATGTTTTTAATTTTAAAGAAGAAAAGAAGCCAAAGCTTTTGGAATTACCTGCGGGTGAAGCCAAAAATTTTAAAACTGAGCTTTTATCAATTATTAATTCATCTATCCAAGTACTTAATAAAACCATGAGTACAGAAGAATTTCAACAACGATTAAGTTCTTTAGAGAAAGAATATAACGAGCAAAGGGAAAAGATATGGTCTGATTTAAGAAAACAGGCTCAAAGTCTTGGGTTTGTGCTGGAAGCTTCAGAAAAAGGTATAGTAAGTGTTCCGATATATAATGGTAAGAAAATCAGTACAAAAGAGTTTGAAGAGTTACAAGAAGAAATAAAAGAGCATTTTAAGAAGAACTCTGAAAAATTGAGAGAATTAATAGAAAAAGCAATGGCAAAAATAACTGAGATGGACAAAGAATATTGGGAAGAGGTTAAGAATTTACGGAGATATTGGGCTTCTTTTAGTTTAGCAAAACTTTTTGAACCAATAGAAAAAAAATATCTGAAATATTCAGACGTTTTTGAGTATTTGCAAGCACTTAAAGAAGACATGGCTTCGCATCTTTCTCAATTAACTTCTGATAATCAAAATTTGATCACTTTTCTTAAAGAGAAAAGATACAACGTCAATATTTTAGTAGATAATTCATATCTTCAAGGGGCTCCTGTAATAGAGGAAGATAACCCAACTTACTCTAATCTCGTTGGAAGAATAGAGTATTACTCACAGATGGGTTTTCTTCAAACAGATTTCACTATGATAAAATCTGGTTCATTTCACAAGGCAAATGGCGGTTATTTAATAATGGACGCTGAGAAAGTACTTAGAAAACCATATGCTTGGGAAGTTATCAAACGTATATTATCTGAAAAAGAAGTTAAGATTGAAAATGTACAAACTGCAGAAGGTTTGTCTAGTGTAGAAAGCTTAGAACCAGAGCCATTGACTTTAAAGGTCAAAGTTATTTTGATTGGTGAAGAATGGGTATATGATATTATTAGGGCATATGACAGTGAATTTGAAAAGTTATTTCCAATAAAATCGCAATTTGATTATGAAGCTGAATTAAATGAAGAGAATATCAACAAATTTTTGGCTTTTCTGAATAATACGGTAAATGAGAATGATCTATCTCATTTTACAAAAGACGCTATAGAAGAAGTGATTAGATATAGTTGTAGAATTAACGGGAATAATAAAAGATTTTCTTTAAAGTTGGGAGAATTGAAGAATTTACTAATCGATTCTAATAATATTTCTAGGAAAAATGGCAATAGCCCTTATATAACTTCTAATGATATCAAAGAAGCAATAAAGTTTAAAGAAAAAATGTACTCATTTCATATGAAAAAAATATTCAACGCCATAAAAGAAAAGAAGATTGATATTAGAACAGAAGGGTATGAGGTTGGTCAAATTAATGGTTTGACTGTTCTAGATACGGGTGATTTTTCTTTTGGGCATCCAGTAAAAATTACAGCAAAAAGTTACCGATCTTCTTCAGAAAAAATAATCAATATTCATAGAGATATAGATTTGAGTGGTAAAATATATAAAAAATCTTCTTTAATTATAGAAAATTATTTTAAACACAAATTCTCAAACTATATACAATCAGGGTTTGGTGTTTCTTTAAATTTTGAACAAGTTTACTCTATAATTGAAGGGGATAGTGCAACTTTAGCAGAAACTCTAACACTAATGTCTTCTATAGCTAACATTCCATTAAAACAAAATATAGCTATAACTGGTTCTATGAATCAAAATGGGGAAGTTTTGCCAGTTGGAGGAGTTATAGAAAAGATTGAAGGATTTTATAAAACTTGTAAAGATTCGAACTTTACAGGCGAGCAAGGGGTAATCATTCCAAGTAAAAATATTGATAATCTTGTTTTGAAAGAAGAAATAAATAAAGACATATCTAATGGGGAATTTCATATTTGGGCAATAAATCATATTGACGAAGCAATAGAAATAATGACAGATTACAAAGCCGGAACGTCTGATAAAAATGGTGAGTTTGAAAAAGATACTTTTTATTATTATGTTAGTGATAATCTAAAGAAATTATCAAAAGAAGGAAAAAAGGATCAGGAAGATAAGGATTAAAAGAAGTAGCTAATATAAGATTAAAATAAAAAGGAGCAGAGAATGAAGGAAGAGCTCAAACCAAGAGAGAAACTAGAAAAATACGGTTCGGAATATCTAGATGATGAAGAATTAATAGCAATTATTCTAAGACATGGGGTTAAAGATTACAATGTTTTTGAGGTATCGAAGGGAATAATTGAAAAATATAAATCTTTAACTAAATTATCTGATCTTTCGCTCAGTGAGATATCAAAGGAAAAAGGAATAGGTAAGGTAGGGGCAATTAATTTAAAAGCGGCATTAGAAATAGGTAAGAGATATCATCTTCAAAAGATGCGTCAAGAACATCAAAAAGTAACGTCACCAGAAGAAGCCTACTATGTATGTGAAGACATGGTTTATTTACCAAAAGAAACGGTCAGAGCAATATTCTTAGATTCTAAACTTAACATAATTCGTATAAAAGATATTAGTAATGGAACTGCGAATCTTTCAATTGCACATCCAAGAGATATTTTTAAAGAAGCTATTATATATAATGCTGTGTCATTTATTCTAGTACACAATCATCCCTCAGGAGATCCTTCTCCTAGTATGAATGACATAAATCTTACAGAAAGATTGACTGAGTCTGGTAAA
Proteins encoded in this window:
- a CDS encoding Lon protease family protein: MKLSLDDFSIKIPEISVENTSEVNIASYEDYTLQKEACEILQFALESIVDSNNVFIVGPSRSGRRSMTKKIVERIALNQKVPQDLIYVFNFKEEKKPKLLELPAGEAKNFKTELLSIINSSIQVLNKTMSTEEFQQRLSSLEKEYNEQREKIWSDLRKQAQSLGFVLEASEKGIVSVPIYNGKKISTKEFEELQEEIKEHFKKNSEKLRELIEKAMAKITEMDKEYWEEVKNLRRYWASFSLAKLFEPIEKKYLKYSDVFEYLQALKEDMASHLSQLTSDNQNLITFLKEKRYNVNILVDNSYLQGAPVIEEDNPTYSNLVGRIEYYSQMGFLQTDFTMIKSGSFHKANGGYLIMDAEKVLRKPYAWEVIKRILSEKEVKIENVQTAEGLSSVESLEPEPLTLKVKVILIGEEWVYDIIRAYDSEFEKLFPIKSQFDYEAELNEENINKFLAFLNNTVNENDLSHFTKDAIEEVIRYSCRINGNNKRFSLKLGELKNLLIDSNNISRKNGNSPYITSNDIKEAIKFKEKMYSFHMKKIFNAIKEKKIDIRTEGYEVGQINGLTVLDTGDFSFGHPVKITAKSYRSSSEKIINIHRDIDLSGKIYKKSSLIIENYFKHKFSNYIQSGFGVSLNFEQVYSIIEGDSATLAETLTLMSSIANIPLKQNIAITGSMNQNGEVLPVGGVIEKIEGFYKTCKDSNFTGEQGVIIPSKNIDNLVLKEEINKDISNGEFHIWAINHIDEAIEIMTDYKAGTSDKNGEFEKDTFYYYVSDNLKKLSKEGKKDQEDKD
- the radC gene encoding DNA repair protein RadC encodes the protein MKEELKPREKLEKYGSEYLDDEELIAIILRHGVKDYNVFEVSKGIIEKYKSLTKLSDLSLSEISKEKGIGKVGAINLKAALEIGKRYHLQKMRQEHQKVTSPEEAYYVCEDMVYLPKETVRAIFLDSKLNIIRIKDISNGTANLSIAHPRDIFKEAIIYNAVSFILVHNHPSGDPSPSMNDINLTERLTESGKIIGINMNDHVIIGKNSYYSFSLNESRDIYE